GGCGGGATGACGATGGAATACGCCGGGCGCTTCTCGCTGACGCGCGCCGGGTCGGCAGTGAAGCAGCCTTGCTTCACCCAGAAGTCATACCATTTGTCCTCCACGGACTGCGGTTCGTAGGCTTTGGTAATCTCGGTCATGGGAGGAAAACCACAAAGGCACGAAGTGCACGAAGGTTCACAGCGAGTCGGGTTCTGTGTGGTCTTTGCGTCTTCGTGGTTTTGAAATCACTTCTTCAGCAGCGCGAACTCCATCGAGTCCACGAGCGCTTGCAGGCTTGCCTCGATGATGTTCTCGCTCACGCCCACGGTGCCCCACTCGCGCCGGCCGTCGGTGGAGGTGATGAGCACGCGGGTCTTCGCGCCGGTGCCGGCCACCCCGTCGAGGATGCGGACCTTGTAGTCGGTCAGCGTCACGCGCTTGAGCTGCGGAAAAGACTTCGCCAGCGCGGTGCGGAGCGCGCCGTCGAGCGCGTTCACCGGGCCGTCGCCCTCGGAGACCGTATGATGCACCACGTCGCCGACGCGCACCCTCACCGTCGCTTCGCACACGGATTCCTTTGCGTCGCGGCGCATCGAGACGTGGTAGGCGTCCACGGTGAAGAGCAATTGGGGCTTGTGATCGAGGATGCCGCGGATGAGCAGCGCAAGGGAAGCCTCGGCGGCCTCGTATTCGAAGCCCTCGTGTTCGCGCTGCTTGATGGTGTCGAGAATCTGCCGCAGTTCGGGCGTGTCGTTCGTGAGCTTGAGGCCGAGCTCGCGCGCCTTGAGGACGATGTTGCTGCGGCCGGCAAGGTCGCTGATGAGCACGGTGCGCGCATTGCCGACGAGCGCGGGGTCAATGTGCTCGTAACTCGCGGCGACCTTTTGCACGGCGTTCACGTGCGTGCCGCCCTTGTGCGCAAAGGCCGTCGGGCCGACCCACGGCTGGCGCGGGTTGTGGCGGAGGTTGGCGACCTCGTCCACGAACTGCGACAAGTCCTTGAGCTTGCGCATCGAGGCGTCGGGCAGGCAGCGCAATCTCATCTTGAGTTGCAGGCACGGCAGCACACTCGTGAGGTTGCAATTGCCCGTGCGCTCGCCGTAGCCGTTGATGGTGCCCTGCACGTGCGTCGCACCGGTTTCGATGGACGCGAGCGCGTTGGCCACGCCCACGCCGATGTCGTCGTGCGAGTGGATGCCAACCTTGCAGGTCAGGTTGCCTATCGCGTCGCGCGTGACTGCGGCGATGTCGGTTGGAAGACAGCCACCGTTCGTGTCGCACAGGACGACCACGTCCGCACCGGCCTTCTCCGCGGCCCGCCACGTCGCGATGGCGTAATCGCGGTCGAGTTTGTAGCCGTCGAAGCAATGCTCCGCATCGTAGATGACGAACTTCCCGTGGTCTTTCAAGAAGCGCACGGTGTCGGCGATCATGCCGAGGTTTTCGTCGGGCGAGCAGCGCAGCACTTCCTTCACGTGCAGCATCGACGTCTTGCCGAAGATCGTAACGACCTTCGTGCCCGCGTCGAGCAGCAGGCGCACCTGTTCGTCGCGCTCGACCCTCACGCCCTTGCGGCGCGTGGAGCCGAACGCGGCGAGCCTCGCGTTGCGGAATCTGCGGCGCTTCGCCTGCGCGAAAAACTCGATGTCCTTCGGGTTGCTGCCGGGCCAGCCGCCCTCGATGTAGTGAATGCCGAAGGCGTCAAGGCGCTCGGCGAGGCGGAGCTTGTCCGCGACTGAGAAGTTGATGCCCTCGCCCTGCGAGCCATCGCGCAGGGTCGTGTCGTAGATTTCGACTGCCGGATTCATTCACGCCCGCCGAAGCGGGACGTGATTACTACGCCAACCACAGAGGTGTTGCAAACGGGAAAACCCCGCGACGGTCCTGCGTTTGAGTCGACCGGCGGCCCGGAATCGCGCGCCTGACAATCCGCTTGTGCCTCCCGCGCGGATGGTCTCAACTTTCATCGTCGCACGCATGGAAGAGCGCTCCACATCGCCCGCCGGATTTGTCTGCGCGCGACTGCCGTGGATTCTCGGTGCGGCCGCGCTGGCGCTGTATCTGGCGACGCTCTCGCCTTGGGTCACATTCGCCAGCCTGCCCGTGGTCGCAACGGTGACGGGTTGGAACTGGTGGGAACCCACGCTGGTCAAGCCGCTCTTCCACCTGGTCTCCGCCCCGGTTCGCTGGCTGCCGCCGGGTGCGCAACCCCTCGCGCTCAATGTCCTTGCCGCGGTTTGCGCGGCGCTCACGCTCGCGTTGCTGGCGCGGTCGGTCGCCATCTTCCCCTGCGACCGCACGCGCGAACAGCGGCAGCGCGCGCGCAACGAGCACGCCTTGCTCGACGTCCGGCTGCGCTGGATTCCGCCCGTGCTCGCGGTCGCGGTGCTCGGTTTTCAATTCACGTTCTGGGAACACGCGACCGCCGCGACGGGCGAGATGCTGGGCCTGCTGATCTTCGTCGCGCTTGTCCGGTGCCTGCTGGAGTTCCGGCTCACGCGGAAGGATTCGTGGCTGTTCCAGTTTGCCCTGCTTTACGGGTTAGGCGCGGCCGACAACTACGCGCTGGTCGGTTTTTTCCCGCTCGCGCTCGGGGCGCTCGTCGTGCTGAAGGGGCGCGCCGTGCTCGACGGCCGATTCCTGCAGACGATGCTCGGCTGCGGACTGCCGGGGTTGTTGCTCTACCTGATCCCGCCGTGGTTGATCCTGCGCGACCCGGACAACGTCGGGACATTTCTTGAGTTGATTCGCATCGAGCTCGGCACGCAAAAGAACCAGTTGCTCGGTTTCCCGCGGTCGCGCGCGTTGCTGCTTGCGCTTGTGACGGTCGTGCCGGCGCTGTTGATGACCGTGCGGTGGTCCACGGCCTCGGGCGACACGAGCGCCGCGGGCACGGCGATCACGGGCTTGCTCCTGCGTGTCGTGCAGGCGGTGTTCCTGGCGGTCGGCGTGTGGGTGGCGTTTGATCCGGATTTCGGCACCCGCGCGCTGGGGCTTGGAGTTCCGTTTTTGACTTTCTCGCTGCTGGGCGCGCTCGCCGTCGGGAACTTTGCCGGGCATTTCCTGCTGCTCGTCGCGAGCCCGGACGGCCAGGGTTCGTGGCGCAAGGAAGCGCTGCCGCTTCGCGCGCTCAACCATCTTTGCGCCGCCGCCGTGTGCGTGGCGGTCGTCGCCGTGCCCCTGATGCTCGCGCAGCGAAACCTCGGCGACCTCCGCGCACAGAACGGGCTCGCGCTTCGCGACTTCGCCGGGATGGGCGCCGCCGTGCTGCCGCAAGGCGCCGTGCTGCTCAGCGACCGGCCGGACCTGCTGATGTTGCAGGCTGCGGTCGCCGACCCGCGCGCAGCGGCGCCGGTGTTGGTGGACATGCGCTGGCTGCCGCGCGTTTCGTATCATCGCAAACTTGCGCGAAAACACCCCGGCCTGTGGCCCGAGGTCGCGGCTGCCGTGCCCCGGACAAACTCGTTGTCAGCCGTGGAGTGGACGCAGCGGCTCGGCGCCGTCAGCGCGAAGCAGCCCCTGCTCTATCTCCACCCGTGCTGGGCCACGCCGTTGCTCGAGACGCACCATCTCGTCCCGCGCGGCGTCGTGTTCGACTTGCGCCCCTACGCGCCCGGCGTGATGACCCCGCCGCCCGCCACTGCGGAGGAAATCGCCGCGAACCAAGCCTTGTGGAAAGCCGCGATGCCGGGGTTCGCCGCGCTGCGCCGCGCGCCGTCCGGCAAGTCGGTCGCTGGCCCCGCGCTGGGAGGCTTCTACTCCGCCGCGCTCAACTTCTGGGGCGTGGAATTGCAACGCGCCGCCGCCCTCGAAACCGCCGGGCAGGCCTTCGCCGCCTGCGTGCAGCTCAACACCAACCCGGCGGCGCGGCTGAATCTGGGGGTCAACGAGGCGCTGCGCGCCGGCAAGCCCGTCGGCACGAACTTCACCGCAAGATCCTCCGAACTCATCCGCGAAAGCGGCGCGTGGATCTCACTCTTCACCGCCCACGGCCCCGTGGACGAGCCCGAGCTCGCCTTCCAACTTGGCCGCGCCTTTCAATCCACCGCCCTCCAACGGCAGGCCCTCCACCAACTTGCCCGCGCACGGGCGCTCCACCCGGGGAGCTTCGCCGTCCGCTACACCATCGCCGAGTCCCTGCTGCAGGCGCATCGCACGGACGCGGTCGATGCCGAACTCCGCGCGCTCCGCGCCTCGGCAGAGTTTCGCGGCGAGGTGGCCGCGAACGAGGCGATGCTGCTCCGCCTCGACGGGCTCGCGCAATTGCAGCGCACCAACTTTACAGCCGCCGAGGCGCTGCTCGCCCGCGCGCGGACCTTGCAACCGCGGAATACGGCCGTGCTGGAATCGCTCTTCCAGGTGCAGATGTTTGCCAACCAGCTCACCAACGCCGCGGCCACGCTCGAGACGCTCCTGCAAGTCACCCCCGACGACGTCCGGGCGCTCTCGAATCTCGGCTCGCTCTTCGCCCGGTTAAACCTGCCTGAACGCGCCCTCACGGCCCTCGACCGCGCGCTCGCCATCCAACCCTCAAATGTCAACGCACTCATCAACCGCGGCCTCGTTCACTTCACGGCCGGCCGCCTCGATGCCGCCGGGCGCGACTACGCCGAGCTTGCGCGAATAGCGCCCGCGATGCCGGCGGGGCACTTCGGCCTGGCGGAGATTGCGCTCAAGCGCGACCAGCCCGCGGCCGCGCGCCGGCATTTTGAGCGCGGGATCCAGGTCGCTTCACCCGGCGCGCCCGACGCCGTCCGCGCCACCGAACGCCTCAAACAGCTCCAAGCCACCGGCAAATGAACCCGCGGCGATGCGCGTCACCCACGTCATCACACGCCTGATTCTCGGCGGCGCGCAAGAAAACACCCTCGCAAGCGTCCTCGGCCTGCGCGCGAAACCCGGGCTGGACGTCCGGCTCATCTCCGGCCCCACCACCGGACCCGAAGGCTCGCTCGAATCCCAGGCCAGCGCCGTGCCCGGCCTGCTCACCCTCGTCCCGGAACTCGTCCGCCCCGTCTCCCCCGCGAGCGACTGGCTGGCGCTTCGACACCTCACGAACATTTTTCGCGAGACGAAACCCGACATCGTCCACACGCACAGCGGGAAGGCCGGGATTCTCGGCCGGTCCGCGGCGAGACGCGCGGGCGTGCCGGTGATCATCCACACCATTCACGGCCCGTCGTTCGGCCCGTGGCAGGGCGCGTTTGCCAACCTCGCATTCAAGTCCGCCGAACGATACGCGGCCCGGGCCACCACGCACTTTGTCAGCGTGGCCGACGCGATGTCGCGCCAATACCTCGCCGCGGGCATCGGGAGGCCGGAGCAGTTCACGCGCATCGTGAGCGGCTTCGATCTCGCGCCCTTCCTCGCCGCGACCAACGACCCGCGACTGCGCGCCCGGCTCGGCCTCGCCCCCGGAGACTTCGTCGTCGGCATGATCGCCCGGCTCACGGAACTCAAGGGGCACGATGACTTGTTCGACCTCGCCCCCGGACTTCTGGCCCGGTGCCCGCGGGTCAAACTCCTGCTCGTCGGCGGCGGCCCCTGGCGCGCACGGCTGGAAGCACGCGCCCGGCAACTCGGGCTTGCCGGACGCGTCACCTTCGCCGGGCTCATCCCGCCCGCGGACGTGCCGCGCTTCACGGGCGTGATGGATGCGGTGGCGCACCTCTCGACTCGCGAAGGGCTGGCGCGCGCGCTGCCGCAGGCGCTCGCCGCCGGCAAACCCGTGGTGGCCTACGACTGCGACGGCGCGCGCGAGGTGTGCCTCGATGGCGGGACGGGTTTCCTCGTGCCCGCGGGCGAGCGCGAGACGGTCGCATCCAAGCTCGCGCTACTGTGCGAGAGCGACGAACTCCGCGCGCGGCTCGGCGCGCGCGGCCGCGAACTGGTCAAATCCGAATTCACCGTCGAGCGCATGGTGGATGAACTGCACGCCCTCTACTTGCGACTCGCGCTTCCGCAACCGGCAACCGGCAACCGGCAACCGGCAATCCCATGAACTTTCCCGTCGGCGCTTATTTGCTCGCGTTCGTCGGCGCCTTCGCCGCGACGCTCGCGTCCATGCCGCTGTGGCGCGCGTGGAGTCTGCGCGCGGGCCTCGTGGATGACCCCGGGCACCGGAAAGGGCACGACCAGCCCACGTCGCTGGCAGGCGGGCTGGCGGTGTTCACGGGATTGGTGATCCCGCTGCTTGGCGCGTTTGTGGTGGTGAAGGCGGGCTGGCTGGGCGCGGAAACCGCCTTGTCCGGAAGGCTCGAGCACGGTTTCGAGCGGCGCGCGGTCCAGCTTGCGGCGATCTTCGCGGGCGCGCTCGGAATGCTCGTGCTCGGCTGGCTGGATGACAAACACGAGCTTCGGGCGCGGACGAAGTTCGCGGGGCAGTTCGCCATCGCCGCGCTGGTCGCGGCGGCGGGCGTGCGGATTACGCTGTTCGTGCCGAGCGTGGCGTTCAGCTACGCCGTCACCATCCTGTGGATCGTCACGCTGGCGAACGCGATGAACTTCCTCGACAACATGAACGGCCTTTGCGGCGGGCTGGGCGTGATCGCGGCGGCCTGCCTCGGCGCGATCGCGGCGATACACGGGCAGTATCTGGTGGCGTTGCTCGCGTTCCTCGTGAGCGGCGCGCTGCTCGGATTTCTCCCGTTCAACTTCCCGAAGGCGAGCGTCTTCATCGGCGACTCGGGCGCGCACCTCGTCGGCTACCTGCTCGCGGTGCTGGCCATTCTGCCGCACTTCTACTCGGCGGGATCGCCGCGGCCGCTCGCCGTGCTCTCGCCGTTGCTGGTGCTCGCGGTGCCGCTCGGCGATTTGGTGTGCGTGGTCTGGATTCGCGCGCGCGCGCGCATGCCGTTCTGGATTGGCGACACAAACCACATCTCTCACCGGCTCGTGCGGCGCGGCTTGGGCAAGGCGAAGGCGGTGGCCGTGGTGTGGGCGCTCGGAGCGCTCGGCGGGCTCGCGGCGATCGCGTTGAACTGGTGAAGAGGTCGCCATGAAGTCTGGTCTGAAATTGGACACGATGCGCGCGCACTTTCCTTCCCGCAACGGAGTCGTGCCCCGCGTTGCCTCCGGGTTCGCCCTTGCCGTGGCGCTGGTGATTCACGCGGCCGAACCCGTCTGGCCAAAGCTCCCCGAGCGCGACGGGCCCGTGATGATCCCCGCGCAGGAATGGCCCGCGCGGCCCGGGCCGCGCGAGGTCCGCGTGCTCGTGCATTATCCCGGCGGCGCGCGCGCCAACGTCGGCCCCCGCACCGGCGTCTTCCTCACGCTGCACAATTGGGGCGGGACGGACTGCGTCGGCACCGCGAGCCCGCAGTCGCTCGCGCGGGAGTTCGACGTGATCGCGGTCTGCGTGAACTACCTCCAGAGCGGAAAGAAGGAGTCCATGGACGACCGCGAGCCTTACGACTTCGGCTGGCTTCAAGGGCTCGACGCGCTGCGGGCGCTGTGGTTCGTGTTCAGCGAGCTCGATTCCGCGAAGGTTCCGTTCGCGCGCGGCCGCATATTCGCCACGGGCGGATCCGGCGGCGGCAACGTCACGCTCATGGCGAACAAGCTCGCGCCGCGCACGTTCGCATGTGTCGTGGACATGTGCGGGATGAAGAAACTGAGCGACGACATCGCGTTCAACATCCCCGGCGGCAGCTCACTCGATGCGCGTTGGAGCCGCGATCCGGCGAGCGCAAGCTTCCTCGCGCCCGGCGCGCAGGAGATTCGATTCGCCGGCCATCCGGCGCACCTCGCGGAGATGAAGCGGCTCGGCAACAGGACGAAAATCATCTCGGTGCACGGAGACGAGGACACGACGTGCCCCTTTGCGGACGCGATCGAACTGGCCGCGAACATGAAGCGCGCGGGCCTGGATTTCACCGCCGAGTGGGTGACGAAGGCGCGGCTCGACGGCAAGGTCTTCACCAGCGCGGGCCACTCGCTGGGGAATCGCACGCTGATCCCCGGCCATGTCGCGGGCCGTTGGTTGCTCACCACGAGCCCCGAGGCGGTCGAGCGACGGACGCCTTCCGATTTCGAGCGCCGTGATGAAGTGCGCTACGTGACGGGCGACGGCGTTTTCGTCGTGAGTTACGCGCGTGGATTTCCAGTCGGCCGGTTCGAGCCGGCGGCGCCGCCGCCGGCTTACACGAATCACTTCGCGCTCCTTCAAGTCGCCGGGACTGACGGGGGGATGTTCACCGCGAAGTCCGCAGGCGACTGGGAGGCGCGGCGTCGGCACACGCTCGCCCACATGGAACGGGTGATGGGGTCCTTGCCCAACCCCGCCACGCGCGTGCCGCTCGACGTGAAAGTTTACGAGGAAGTGACGCTCGAAGGCGGACTCGTCCGGCGCAAGCTGAGCTTTCAAAGCGACGTGTCCGACCGTGTGGCCGCGTATCTGTTCCTCCCGGGAACCGACGTTGGCGCGAGGATGCCGGCTGTCCTTTGCCTGCAACAGACCACGCAGGCCGGCAAGGCCGAACCGGCCGGTCTTGCGGGTGATCCCACCTTGCACTACGCGCTGCACCTCGCACGCCGCGGTTTTGTGACGCTCGCGCCCGACTACCCCGGCTTCGGTGATTCCAAATTCGATTTTGCGTCCGGATCGGGCCGTCATTACGCCAGCGGATCGATCAAGGCCGTCTGGGACAACGTGCGCGCGGTGGACCTGCTTGAGTCCCTCCCTGGTGTGGACGCAGAGCGCATCGGCGTGATCGGTCACTCGCTGGGCGGGCACAACGCCATTTTCACGGCCGCGTTTGAACCGCGCCTGCGGGTGGTCGTGTCCAGTTGCGGCTTCACCACATTCACCAAGGACGACATGCCGAGCTGGTCGGGTCCGCGCTACATGCCGCGCATCGGGACCCTGTTCGGCAACGATCCGGCGAAGGTGCCGTTTGATTTTCCGGAGGTGGTGGCTGCGCTGGCGCCGCGCCCGTTCCTGGCCTGTGCTGCGGAGTTTGACAATGATTTCGACGCCGGAGGTGTGCGCGAAGTGATGGCGGCGGCGCGCGCGATTTACGCGTTGCACCGAGCCGATGGAAACATCGACGCTCGGTATCCGAGGACACCACATTCCTTCCCGGAGGAGGCGCGTCAGGCGGCGTATGAGTTTCTCGACCGGCACCTAGGGAAACGATGAATAGACCGCGGGTGGACACCGATGTTCCCTGTCTCCGGGCACGACTGTGGTTGGCAAAAAAAAACCGGGTCAGGCAACCAGAGGGTGGTCGCTCTGACCCGGGGAGTTTTCGGAATCAGCACACAGGGGGTATCGGGGACTTCCGGAACCGGCTGTGCTCACCGGAACCAAAACTTGTTGGGCTTCAAAGAACGATCACCGACTTACTTGCCCGAAATTCGTGTCTTAACTTGCTATTATTAGTGACAGGTGTTCGACGGGGCGTCAAATGGTTTGTTCAAATCGGCTTTCGGTATTACTCCAGCTTGTCGGTCGGATTAGTAGGAGATCGTCCAGAGACAATCGGGTGCCTGAATCAGGAGGGAACTGACACGCGGTGCCTGCACGATCGAAGCACCACACGAGACGAATCGAAACAGGTGGGGGAGTGGACCACTGGGAGTGGGGTGGCCAACGGGATTCGAACCCGCAACAACAAGCTCCACAAGCTTGGACTCTACCATTGAGCTATGGCCACCGTCCGATGAGTGGGACGATATGGATGGGGCTGCGGGGCGTCAAGTGATGAGGAGGATTTCCGATTTCCAATTTGCAATTGGCGAATGGAAATTGAGAATTGAAAATCGAACGTGAACGACTGGGTTTCAAACTACGTAACGGCTCAGAAGGCGGCGCTGGACTCCATCCCGCAGGAGGCGGTGGTGGCATTGATCGGGCGGTTGCGCGCGGCGTGGCGGGAGGATCGCCAGCTTTTTGTGTTTGGCAACGGGGGCAGCGCGGCGAATGCGTCGCACTTCGCCACCGATCTGGGCAAGGGTTCGTCGGACAAGCTGGGCAGGCGGTTTCGCGTGCTTTCGCTCAACGACAATGTGAGTTGGTTGACGGCGCTGGGCAATGATTACGCCTATGATGAGGTGTTCTCACGCCAGTTAATGAATTACGGGCGTGCGGGCGACGTGGCGATGACGTTGAGTGTGAGCGGGAGTTCGCCGAATTGTGTGAAGGCCATCGAGTGGGCGAATGCGAACGGGTTGCACACGGTCGCGCTCGTCGGTGCCAAGCGCGGCAAGCTTGCGGAAATCGCGAAGGAGACGATCGTCGTCCGGGACGGGCACTACGGCCGCGCGGAGGACGCACAGATGGGCATCTGCCACATGCTCTGCTACGCGTTCATGGAGTTGCCGGAGTTGGGGCGGTAGGGGGTCGCGCCCCGGCTCGCAAGGGGCGGGTCACGGGATGATTTTCAAGCTCCACGGATACTTGAAATCCTTGCCGTCATTCGCCTGGATGCCCGCGATCGTCGAGAGAATCAGTCCGCCCCACCAGATCACGAGGAACAGGGGCGCGATGAGCCAGCCGATGCAGAGGAAGAACGAGATCATGGTGATGACGCCCATGGCGAGCATGGCAAGTGAGACGGTGATTTGAAAATTCACGGCAGCCTTCCCGTGGAGGTCCGTGGAGGGGATTTCGTTCTTCTTGAGCTGCCAGATGACGAGCGGGCCGACGATGTTTCCGCCGACGGGGATGATCAAGCCGAGCAGTGCGGTAAGGTGGCAGAGCATGTTCCAGCGGCGGACTTCGGCGTCGTTCATCGGCGGCGTGTTCATTGCGGCGGGATATGGTGTGGGGTAAATATTCGCAAGCAGGGCGGCTGGCAACGCCAATCTGAGCGACCCAAGAAGCTGTCACAGTGCGAGCAGCAGCGAACTGGGCAGGTCTCGATTCCGTGGGCGGGGAGGGGCAGCGGCTGGGTAAACCAAAACCCCGACCGATGGCAACGAAACCGACGCGACTGCGACATTGACTTGCCCCCGGGGCTTCTCTATCACGGGCGCGCATCAAAAATCTCCCCGCGCCTATGCCCCCAAAACCCGCCGACAAATCTCCCGATAAACCCGCC
The window above is part of the Verrucomicrobiota bacterium genome. Proteins encoded here:
- a CDS encoding citramalate synthase, with translation MNPAVEIYDTTLRDGSQGEGINFSVADKLRLAERLDAFGIHYIEGGWPGSNPKDIEFFAQAKRRRFRNARLAAFGSTRRKGVRVERDEQVRLLLDAGTKVVTIFGKTSMLHVKEVLRCSPDENLGMIADTVRFLKDHGKFVIYDAEHCFDGYKLDRDYAIATWRAAEKAGADVVVLCDTNGGCLPTDIAAVTRDAIGNLTCKVGIHSHDDIGVGVANALASIETGATHVQGTINGYGERTGNCNLTSVLPCLQLKMRLRCLPDASMRKLKDLSQFVDEVANLRHNPRQPWVGPTAFAHKGGTHVNAVQKVAASYEHIDPALVGNARTVLISDLAGRSNIVLKARELGLKLTNDTPELRQILDTIKQREHEGFEYEAAEASLALLIRGILDHKPQLLFTVDAYHVSMRRDAKESVCEATVRVRVGDVVHHTVSEGDGPVNALDGALRTALAKSFPQLKRVTLTDYKVRILDGVAGTGAKTRVLITSTDGRREWGTVGVSENIIEASLQALVDSMEFALLKK
- a CDS encoding tetratricopeptide repeat protein; translation: MVSTFIVARMEERSTSPAGFVCARLPWILGAAALALYLATLSPWVTFASLPVVATVTGWNWWEPTLVKPLFHLVSAPVRWLPPGAQPLALNVLAAVCAALTLALLARSVAIFPCDRTREQRQRARNEHALLDVRLRWIPPVLAVAVLGFQFTFWEHATAATGEMLGLLIFVALVRCLLEFRLTRKDSWLFQFALLYGLGAADNYALVGFFPLALGALVVLKGRAVLDGRFLQTMLGCGLPGLLLYLIPPWLILRDPDNVGTFLELIRIELGTQKNQLLGFPRSRALLLALVTVVPALLMTVRWSTASGDTSAAGTAITGLLLRVVQAVFLAVGVWVAFDPDFGTRALGLGVPFLTFSLLGALAVGNFAGHFLLLVASPDGQGSWRKEALPLRALNHLCAAAVCVAVVAVPLMLAQRNLGDLRAQNGLALRDFAGMGAAVLPQGAVLLSDRPDLLMLQAAVADPRAAAPVLVDMRWLPRVSYHRKLARKHPGLWPEVAAAVPRTNSLSAVEWTQRLGAVSAKQPLLYLHPCWATPLLETHHLVPRGVVFDLRPYAPGVMTPPPATAEEIAANQALWKAAMPGFAALRRAPSGKSVAGPALGGFYSAALNFWGVELQRAAALETAGQAFAACVQLNTNPAARLNLGVNEALRAGKPVGTNFTARSSELIRESGAWISLFTAHGPVDEPELAFQLGRAFQSTALQRQALHQLARARALHPGSFAVRYTIAESLLQAHRTDAVDAELRALRASAEFRGEVAANEAMLLRLDGLAQLQRTNFTAAEALLARARTLQPRNTAVLESLFQVQMFANQLTNAAATLETLLQVTPDDVRALSNLGSLFARLNLPERALTALDRALAIQPSNVNALINRGLVHFTAGRLDAAGRDYAELARIAPAMPAGHFGLAEIALKRDQPAAARRHFERGIQVASPGAPDAVRATERLKQLQATGK
- a CDS encoding glycosyltransferase family 4 protein, which produces MRVTHVITRLILGGAQENTLASVLGLRAKPGLDVRLISGPTTGPEGSLESQASAVPGLLTLVPELVRPVSPASDWLALRHLTNIFRETKPDIVHTHSGKAGILGRSAARRAGVPVIIHTIHGPSFGPWQGAFANLAFKSAERYAARATTHFVSVADAMSRQYLAAGIGRPEQFTRIVSGFDLAPFLAATNDPRLRARLGLAPGDFVVGMIARLTELKGHDDLFDLAPGLLARCPRVKLLLVGGGPWRARLEARARQLGLAGRVTFAGLIPPADVPRFTGVMDAVAHLSTREGLARALPQALAAGKPVVAYDCDGAREVCLDGGTGFLVPAGERETVASKLALLCESDELRARLGARGRELVKSEFTVERMVDELHALYLRLALPQPATGNRQPAIP
- a CDS encoding undecaprenyl/decaprenyl-phosphate alpha-N-acetylglucosaminyl 1-phosphate transferase — protein: MNFPVGAYLLAFVGAFAATLASMPLWRAWSLRAGLVDDPGHRKGHDQPTSLAGGLAVFTGLVIPLLGAFVVVKAGWLGAETALSGRLEHGFERRAVQLAAIFAGALGMLVLGWLDDKHELRARTKFAGQFAIAALVAAAGVRITLFVPSVAFSYAVTILWIVTLANAMNFLDNMNGLCGGLGVIAAACLGAIAAIHGQYLVALLAFLVSGALLGFLPFNFPKASVFIGDSGAHLVGYLLAVLAILPHFYSAGSPRPLAVLSPLLVLAVPLGDLVCVVWIRARARMPFWIGDTNHISHRLVRRGLGKAKAVAVVWALGALGGLAAIALNW
- a CDS encoding DUF2920 family protein, which codes for MKSGLKLDTMRAHFPSRNGVVPRVASGFALAVALVIHAAEPVWPKLPERDGPVMIPAQEWPARPGPREVRVLVHYPGGARANVGPRTGVFLTLHNWGGTDCVGTASPQSLAREFDVIAVCVNYLQSGKKESMDDREPYDFGWLQGLDALRALWFVFSELDSAKVPFARGRIFATGGSGGGNVTLMANKLAPRTFACVVDMCGMKKLSDDIAFNIPGGSSLDARWSRDPASASFLAPGAQEIRFAGHPAHLAEMKRLGNRTKIISVHGDEDTTCPFADAIELAANMKRAGLDFTAEWVTKARLDGKVFTSAGHSLGNRTLIPGHVAGRWLLTTSPEAVERRTPSDFERRDEVRYVTGDGVFVVSYARGFPVGRFEPAAPPPAYTNHFALLQVAGTDGGMFTAKSAGDWEARRRHTLAHMERVMGSLPNPATRVPLDVKVYEEVTLEGGLVRRKLSFQSDVSDRVAAYLFLPGTDVGARMPAVLCLQQTTQAGKAEPAGLAGDPTLHYALHLARRGFVTLAPDYPGFGDSKFDFASGSGRHYASGSIKAVWDNVRAVDLLESLPGVDAERIGVIGHSLGGHNAIFTAAFEPRLRVVVSSCGFTTFTKDDMPSWSGPRYMPRIGTLFGNDPAKVPFDFPEVVAALAPRPFLACAAEFDNDFDAGGVREVMAAARAIYALHRADGNIDARYPRTPHSFPEEARQAAYEFLDRHLGKR
- a CDS encoding SIS domain-containing protein, encoding MNDWVSNYVTAQKAALDSIPQEAVVALIGRLRAAWREDRQLFVFGNGGSAANASHFATDLGKGSSDKLGRRFRVLSLNDNVSWLTALGNDYAYDEVFSRQLMNYGRAGDVAMTLSVSGSSPNCVKAIEWANANGLHTVALVGAKRGKLAEIAKETIVVRDGHYGRAEDAQMGICHMLCYAFMELPELGR
- a CDS encoding DUF4870 domain-containing protein, coding for MNTPPMNDAEVRRWNMLCHLTALLGLIIPVGGNIVGPLVIWQLKKNEIPSTDLHGKAAVNFQITVSLAMLAMGVITMISFFLCIGWLIAPLFLVIWWGGLILSTIAGIQANDGKDFKYPWSLKIIP